One Purpureocillium takamizusanense chromosome 1, complete sequence genomic window carries:
- a CDS encoding uncharacterized protein (EggNog:ENOG503PICV) → MAVPPATPAPRNAYTAHARTSSNLTQSDGEYVLSPPRAAGAAGAAPNDLTAAKARGAERRPRWLKQIKNWVSVTEPSAQAMKNQKRTAYKKHGIDRNDPQAAEKMHLPIGKVPDGVTTSTRGPRPEKALKQRAKENAERQLYTGRSGSQSASSGISSSASTREARQIAPWL, encoded by the coding sequence ATGGCtgtgccgcccgcgacgcccgccccgagGAACGCATACACGGCTCACGCGCGGACATCGTCAAACCTCACACAGTCCGACGGCGAGTATGTGCTGAGCCCTCcaagggccgccggcgccgccggcgcggcgcccaaCGACCTCACAGCAGCCAAGGCCCGCGGCGCAGAGCGTCGCCCCCGGTGGCTCAAGCAGATCAAGAACTGGGTCTCGGTCacggagccgtcggcgcagGCGATGAAGAATCAGAAGCGCACCGCGTACAAGAAGCACGGCATCGACCGCAACGACCCccaggcggcggagaagatgCACCTCCCAATCGGCAAGGTGCCCGATGGCGTCACGACCTCGACTCGCGGACCCAGACCGGAGAAGGCTCTGAAGCAGAGGGCCAAGGAAAACGCGGAGCGGCAGCTGTACACAGGCCGGAGCGGCTCCcagtcggcgtcgagcggcatatcctcgagcgcgagcaccagggaggcgaggcagaTTGCTCCGTGGCTGTGA